In Leptospira ellinghausenii, the following proteins share a genomic window:
- a CDS encoding PTS sugar transporter subunit IIA: protein MNQLLEILDPKNIIFDFKASTKEDAIRKMISHMVATQTLDAIHEDETVASLMNREKSMSTGIGSGVAIPHCSVHYVNELKCAMAIAPSGIDFDALDHGLVQIFIMLIVPKNKFQDHIKTLALIAKTLNIPEEREKLIKAKNFEEIQKAFLSKS, encoded by the coding sequence ATGAATCAACTTCTGGAGATTCTGGATCCTAAAAATATCATTTTCGACTTTAAAGCATCAACGAAAGAAGATGCAATTCGGAAAATGATTTCGCATATGGTCGCCACACAAACGTTAGACGCAATTCATGAAGACGAAACAGTTGCTTCGTTGATGAATCGAGAAAAATCAATGTCAACTGGTATCGGAAGTGGTGTAGCGATTCCTCATTGTTCCGTTCATTACGTAAATGAATTAAAATGTGCAATGGCAATTGCACCCAGCGGAATCGATTTTGATGCTTTGGACCATGGCCTTGTCCAAATTTTTATCATGTTAATTGTTCCTAAAAACAAATTTCAGGATCACATTAAGACATTAGCTTTAATTGCAAAAACTCTAAACATCCCTGAGGAAAGGGAGAAACTGATTAAAGCCAAAAACTTCGAAGAAATCCAAAAGGCATTCCTTTCCAAAAGTTAA
- a CDS encoding ABC transporter permease subunit, which produces MLLNSIRILFFGTIVWGILFLPVPSYVDLTNNNLPIFSDGFMLGTDRLGRNNLALFCYGSMSTILIVVPARLLTILFSFLVSTLTLVFPKRSDFFLSGFVSVSLAIPSLLSALIVISILPNNPISIMIAILVSDWAVVYESLTAKIREIRISPYIAASLCFGAKPYHLIVLHYLPALRSMFRFLFFSGLPTVVMTTALFSYLGIQTSVGDTGPGLGEQISFSKDYFDKSPFSVLLPIIAILTLVYSLGSRNQKHET; this is translated from the coding sequence ATGCTCCTTAATTCGATTCGTATTTTGTTTTTTGGAACTATTGTTTGGGGGATTTTATTTTTACCAGTTCCTTCTTATGTTGATCTAACCAATAATAATTTACCAATCTTTTCAGATGGATTTATGTTGGGAACCGATCGATTGGGGAGAAATAATTTAGCTTTGTTTTGTTATGGATCCATGTCGACAATACTCATCGTAGTTCCAGCAAGGTTACTTACGATTTTGTTTTCTTTTTTAGTCTCAACATTAACTTTGGTTTTTCCAAAACGATCTGATTTTTTTCTATCGGGTTTTGTTTCTGTTTCACTTGCCATTCCTTCCTTATTGTCTGCATTAATTGTGATCAGTATACTTCCAAATAATCCAATTTCGATTATGATCGCAATTTTAGTATCTGATTGGGCAGTGGTTTACGAATCATTAACTGCTAAAATCAGAGAGATTCGAATAAGTCCATACATAGCGGCTTCGCTTTGTTTTGGTGCAAAACCTTATCATCTGATTGTTCTACATTATCTGCCTGCACTTAGGAGTATGTTTCGGTTTTTATTTTTTTCTGGATTACCGACTGTTGTAATGACTACGGCATTATTTTCTTATTTGGGTATCCAAACTTCGGTGGGGGACACTGGGCCAGGATTAGGGGAACAAATCTCATTTTCAAAAGATTATTTCGATAAGTCTCCATTTTCCGTTTTGCTTCCCATCATCGCTATTTTAACTTTGGTTTATTCATTGGGGTCCCGCAATCAAAAACATGAAACATAA
- a CDS encoding ABC transporter permease subunit translates to MISSFVSEFHTKDKSYLYADSAISSLETANKNILTSYLEFWERLVWEAGGKTQNGESVYGHITNRFFATTHLALFSILFGATFAFGLALLTIYFRSNRLYIIVETISNFILSTPVFIVAILLLIVFFYKLEWFPPGGYETGNTYFIVLPGITLGSRIFARLSLYLLPEVIKESKSKYVQLLLTRYYPWSYIVRVEIFLKVLPVSFILLVLDFGSLLSGAMVVEEIFFFPGIGKSLYYSIKSMDTYLLSTLLMYSGILFYSLNRLGYHLQNYFSGEYRNAP, encoded by the coding sequence ATGATTAGTAGTTTTGTATCAGAATTTCATACAAAAGATAAATCCTATTTGTATGCAGATTCTGCAATTTCCAGTTTAGAAACTGCAAATAAAAATATTCTAACTTCGTATCTTGAATTTTGGGAACGTTTAGTATGGGAAGCTGGTGGCAAAACGCAAAATGGTGAATCTGTTTATGGACATATCACAAATCGTTTTTTTGCTACTACACATTTAGCACTTTTTAGTATTTTATTTGGCGCTACTTTTGCGTTTGGATTGGCTTTACTAACAATTTATTTTCGTTCCAATCGATTGTACATAATTGTTGAAACAATCTCTAATTTTATATTGTCAACTCCAGTTTTTATAGTCGCCATACTTTTGTTAATCGTATTTTTCTATAAACTTGAGTGGTTTCCTCCCGGTGGATATGAGACAGGGAACACATACTTCATTGTCTTACCAGGCATTACATTGGGTTCTAGAATTTTTGCTAGATTGTCATTGTACCTTTTGCCAGAAGTCATAAAAGAATCTAAATCTAAATACGTTCAATTACTTTTGACTCGATATTATCCTTGGAGTTACATTGTAAGGGTAGAAATATTTTTAAAAGTATTACCTGTTTCATTTATACTTTTGGTATTAGATTTTGGTTCATTGTTATCTGGCGCCATGGTGGTTGAAGAAATTTTCTTTTTTCCGGGAATTGGAAAATCGTTATATTACTCGATAAAATCCATGGATACTTATTTGTTATCAACTTTACTTATGTATTCAGGGATTTTATTTTATAGTTTAAATCGACTTGGATACCATTTGCAAAATTATTTCTCTGGGGAGTATCGAAATGCTCCTTAA
- a CDS encoding ATP-binding protein — MLSHNGTKVLAPVNGVATLTADQKFFQIKQDGSWSTSSIYQFKSYDFSSLINAFDEGALASLDIVEMPLKDYFLKFKSNPSIQIVLSPFSRYQHLDFEEMILTSMKEAYSSFIELLKTTFPKVEVKNFFEIPTLKFEHPNGIPEYFLHKQFQWDVKKAKKSLQSNEILYLGAETIYHILRKLYFGEPFTKRHLAVFLVDRKGRMDLEPRQFFLTNGQSLAFIPANLDKRYKIASFDTVFEAIQPMDVNSLGYFNIYEHYAITLYEKLPAVRKEFSCIDCLECNQYCPTQANPFQLIKGKIEEFDKEKCVSCGICTVYCPAGIDIRKRIEEVV; from the coding sequence ATGCTTTCGCATAACGGTACAAAGGTTCTCGCACCTGTAAATGGAGTCGCAACATTAACTGCTGATCAAAAATTTTTTCAAATCAAACAAGATGGTTCTTGGTCAACCAGTTCAATTTATCAATTTAAGAGTTATGATTTTTCATCACTTATAAATGCATTTGATGAAGGTGCTTTGGCATCTCTTGATATCGTTGAAATGCCACTTAAGGATTATTTCTTAAAATTTAAATCCAATCCTTCAATTCAAATTGTATTATCTCCCTTTTCACGTTACCAACATTTAGATTTTGAAGAAATGATTTTAACTTCAATGAAAGAAGCTTATTCCAGTTTCATTGAATTACTAAAAACTACATTTCCCAAAGTAGAAGTTAAAAACTTTTTTGAGATCCCAACATTAAAGTTTGAACACCCTAATGGTATCCCTGAATATTTTTTACATAAACAATTCCAATGGGATGTCAAAAAGGCAAAAAAATCTCTTCAATCAAATGAGATTTTATACTTGGGTGCAGAGACAATTTATCATATATTACGTAAATTGTATTTCGGTGAACCATTCACCAAACGACACTTAGCTGTCTTTTTGGTGGACCGTAAAGGTCGAATGGATTTAGAACCTAGACAGTTTTTTTTGACAAATGGTCAATCCTTGGCTTTTATTCCTGCAAATTTAGACAAACGTTATAAGATTGCTTCCTTTGATACGGTTTTCGAAGCAATTCAGCCAATGGATGTAAATTCCTTAGGTTATTTTAATATCTATGAACATTATGCAATTACATTGTACGAAAAACTCCCAGCAGTTAGGAAAGAGTTCAGTTGTATCGATTGTTTGGAATGTAACCAATATTGCCCAACTCAAGCAAATCCATTCCAATTGATTAAAGGAAAAATCGAAGAATTCGATAAAGAAAAGTGTGTTAGTTGTGGAATTTGTACAGTATACTGCCCGGCAGGGATTGATATTCGAAAACGAATCGAAGAGGTTGTTTAA